A single genomic interval of Pseudomonas sp. FeN3W harbors:
- a CDS encoding DUF4381 domain-containing protein, with product MNPLDQLAPLISPEPISWWPPAPGWWLLGLALLMALGMLWRLRRRLLRRKPRVQPEPPLEPQRQEALIELSRLSKPYGGQPASQWLQQLNGLLKRLCRIRYPNDHPHTLSGRAWLAFLDNRCPAAGLTRWMILVEGAYRAECRLDDKAIDGLEQAVDIWIRKHV from the coding sequence ATGAATCCGCTCGATCAACTGGCTCCGCTGATCAGCCCCGAGCCGATCAGCTGGTGGCCTCCGGCACCGGGCTGGTGGCTGCTCGGCCTGGCGCTGTTGATGGCACTTGGCATGCTCTGGCGGCTTCGTCGCCGGCTACTCAGGCGCAAGCCCCGTGTGCAGCCGGAACCACCGCTGGAACCGCAGCGCCAGGAGGCGCTCATCGAACTGTCGCGCTTGAGCAAACCCTATGGCGGACAACCGGCCAGCCAGTGGCTGCAACAACTCAATGGGCTGCTCAAGCGGCTCTGCCGCATTCGTTACCCCAACGACCACCCGCACACGCTCAGTGGGCGCGCGTGGCTGGCCTTTCTCGACAACCGTTGCCCTGCCGCCGGACTGACCCGCTGGATGATTCTGGTCGAAGGTGCCTACCGGGCCGAGTGCCGCCTCGACGACAAGGCCATCGACGGGCTCGAACAGGCCGTCGACATCTGGATCCGCAAGCATGTTTGA
- a CDS encoding DUF58 domain-containing protein yields MQPQAFAAGQPTEQGSGIRVSLAELIDMRHRVREVPLFSTPHRRSPLVGLHHSKLRGRGVDFDQVRIYQPGDDVRTIDWRVTARTQEPHTKLFHEERERPIYIVVEQSPRLFFGSGRLFKSVLAAQAASLIGWAALSHNDRVGGLVFGDERQEIKPRRSKQSLLQLLDRVTRANNRLQPDDPIDPDAFSMALRRAREVLRPGSLSVILCDERTLTDAAEQQLSLLARHVDLLLLPLFDPLDHALPAAGLLRFSEGNARLELDTQDADLRQRYRELGEARSARWQRLADRLRVPLMPLDTQHDLVEQLREHLSVRHPSARQ; encoded by the coding sequence ATGCAACCGCAGGCTTTCGCCGCCGGGCAGCCAACCGAGCAGGGCTCCGGTATCCGTGTGAGCCTGGCCGAACTCATCGACATGCGTCATCGTGTCCGTGAAGTGCCGCTGTTTTCCACACCGCATCGCCGCAGCCCGCTGGTCGGGCTGCATCATTCCAAGCTGCGCGGGCGTGGCGTGGATTTCGACCAGGTCCGCATCTACCAGCCCGGCGACGACGTACGCACCATCGACTGGCGCGTCACCGCACGTACCCAGGAACCGCACACCAAGCTCTTCCATGAAGAACGCGAGCGGCCGATTTATATCGTCGTCGAGCAGAGCCCGCGCTTGTTCTTCGGCAGCGGCCGGCTGTTCAAGTCGGTGCTGGCGGCGCAGGCGGCGAGCCTGATCGGCTGGGCGGCGCTCAGCCACAATGATCGGGTTGGCGGGCTGGTGTTCGGCGATGAGCGTCAGGAGATCAAGCCACGGCGCAGCAAGCAGAGCCTGCTGCAGCTGCTGGATCGCGTCACCCGCGCCAATAACCGTCTGCAGCCAGACGACCCGATCGACCCCGACGCTTTCAGCATGGCGTTGCGCCGGGCACGGGAAGTGCTGCGTCCGGGCAGTCTGTCGGTGATTCTCTGCGACGAGCGCACCCTCACCGATGCCGCCGAGCAGCAGCTCAGCCTGCTCGCGCGCCATGTCGATCTGCTGTTGCTGCCGTTGTTCGATCCGCTGGATCACGCCCTGCCCGCCGCCGGCCTGCTGCGCTTCAGCGAAGGCAATGCGCGGCTGGAGCTGGATACCCAGGATGCCGATCTGCGTCAGCGCTACCGCGAGCTGGGCGAAGCGCGCAGCGCCCGCTGGCAGCGCCTGGCCGATCGACTGCGGGTCCCGCTGATGCCGCTCGATACCCAGCACGATCTGGTCGAGCAGTTGCGCGAGCACCTGAGCGTCCGCCATCCGAGCGCACGGCAATGA
- a CDS encoding MoxR family ATPase, protein MDHRESIIALRQFLSTQILGQERLIERLLIALLADGHMLVEGAPGLAKTRAIKELAEGLEAEFHRIQFTPDLLPADITGTEIYRPETGSFVLQQGPIFHNLVLADEINRAPAKVQSALLEAMAERQVSVGRSTYDLPPLFLVMATQNPIEQEGTYPLPEAQLDRFLLHVKIGFPDASVERRILQQARGEAINGEAAPEHRVSQQAIFAARKDILGLYMADAVEEYLVQLVMATRTPAKFDAELAEWIAYGASPRGSISLDRCARAHAWLAGRDFVSPEDIQAMLFDVLRHRLILSFEAEAAGIDQDRVIQRILDVVAVA, encoded by the coding sequence ATGGATCACCGTGAATCGATAATCGCGCTGCGACAGTTCCTGTCCACCCAGATCCTGGGGCAGGAACGGCTGATCGAACGCCTGCTGATCGCCCTGCTCGCCGACGGCCACATGCTCGTCGAAGGGGCGCCGGGCCTGGCCAAGACCCGCGCCATCAAGGAACTCGCCGAAGGCCTGGAGGCCGAGTTCCATCGAATCCAGTTCACCCCCGACCTGCTGCCCGCCGACATCACCGGCACCGAAATCTATCGTCCGGAGACCGGCAGCTTCGTCCTCCAGCAGGGGCCGATCTTCCATAACCTGGTGCTCGCGGACGAAATCAACCGCGCGCCGGCCAAGGTGCAATCGGCGCTCCTCGAAGCCATGGCCGAGCGCCAGGTCAGTGTCGGTCGCAGCACCTACGACCTGCCGCCGCTGTTTCTGGTGATGGCGACGCAGAACCCGATCGAGCAGGAAGGAACGTATCCCCTGCCCGAAGCACAGCTCGACCGCTTCCTGCTGCACGTGAAGATCGGTTTCCCCGACGCCTCGGTGGAGCGGCGCATCCTGCAGCAGGCCCGGGGTGAGGCGATCAATGGCGAGGCGGCGCCGGAGCACCGGGTCAGCCAGCAGGCGATCTTCGCCGCACGCAAGGACATTCTCGGCCTGTACATGGCCGATGCGGTGGAGGAATACCTGGTGCAGCTGGTCATGGCCACGCGCACCCCGGCCAAGTTCGATGCCGAGCTGGCCGAGTGGATCGCCTATGGCGCAAGTCCGCGCGGCTCCATCTCGCTGGACCGCTGCGCCCGTGCCCATGCCTGGCTGGCCGGACGCGATTTCGTCAGTCCCGAGGACATACAGGCGATGCTTTTCGATGTACTGCGTCACCGCCTGATTCTCTCCTTCGAGGCGGAAGCCGCCGGCATCGACCAGGACCGGGTCATCCAGCGCATTCTCGACGTGGTCGCGGTGGCCTGA
- a CDS encoding NAD-glutamate dehydrogenase — MAFFSAASKADFQQQLQTALAQHVDPKILPQLSLFAEQFFGIVALPELTERRMSDLVGSTLASWRLLERFDPSTPEVQVFNPDFEKHGWQSTHSVVEVLHPDMPFLVDSVRMELTRRGYSIHTLQTSVLQVRREADGSLLELLPKDERAADSHAESLIFVEIDRCASPTALRELEQSLLGVLADVRQVVGDFAAMKGKAVELQGRLEQVNLSIDGDELDEIRDFMRWLADDHFTFLGYEEFSVQEQADGGRIVYDESSLLGLSRTMRTGLSEEEQSLTGQSVSYLREPLLLSFAKAAMPSRVHRPAYPDFVSLREFDDEGRVVRECRFLGLFTSSVYTQSVRRIPFIRRKVETVVQRANFGSSAHLAKELVQVLEVLPRDELFQAPIDELFENAIAIVQIQERNRLRLFLRFDPYRRFCYCLVYVPRDSYSTETRLKIQQVLQERLEASDCEFSTYFSESVLTRVQFILRLDPSRALQVDTVRLEQEVLQACRTWQDDYQSLVVERFGEAKGTHLLSEFPKGFPAGYRERFSPQSATVDMQHVLDLSEERPLVMSFYQPITAEENRLHCKLYHLNTPLPLSDILPIMENLGLRVLGEFPFRLRDRSGREYWIHDFAFTYAEGLEIDLLEINEALQDAFIHIYGGSAENDGFNRLVLTAGLAWREVALLRAYARYLKQIRMGFDLGYIASALLNHTDIARELVRLFKMRFYLARKLGDDDLADKQQRLEQAILTALDDVAVLNEDRILRRYLALIQATLRTNFYQTDASGKPKSYFSFKLDPRSIPEMPRPAPMYEIFVYSPRVEGVHLRGGKVARGGLRWSDREEDYRTEVLGLVKAQQVKNAVIVPGGAKGGFVPRRLPTSGTRDDIQAEAIACYRIFISGLLDITDNLHEGQVVPPANVLRYDGDDPYLVVAADKGTASFSDIANGIAAEYDFWLGDAFASGGSAGYDHKKMGITARGAWVSVQRHFRERGINVQTDVISVIGIGDMAGDVFGNGLLMSETLQLVAAFNHLHIFIDPNPDPARSFIERKRLFDLPRSSWTDYDASLISEGGGIFPRSAKRVAITPQMKERFAIEADQLTPAELIHALLKAPVDLLWNGGIGTYVKSSGESHAEVGDKANDAVRVNGADLRAKVVGEGGNLGMTQLGRVEYALHGGSSNTDFIDNAGGVDCSDHEVNIKILLNEVVSAGDMTAKQRDQLLFEMTDAVAELVLQNNYKQTQALSQAQHRSRERAAEYVRLINALEAAGQLDRALEFLPSDDALTERASIGKGLTRPELSVLISYSKIELKKALLDSRVPDDDYLAREMESAFPQQLSERFHDAMLQHRLKREIVATQIANDLVNNMGITFVQRLNEATGMSAANVAGAYVIVRDIFHLPHWFRQIEALDHKVPAELQLALMDELMRLGRRATRWFLRNRRSELDAARDVAHFGPRVAALGLKLDELLQGSTRDRWQERYKRYTEAGVPELLARMVAGTSHLYTLLPILEAADETGQVPAQVAATYFAVGGALELPWYLHLLTNLPVANNWQALARESFRDDLDSQQRSITVSVLQMENGSEAISERVDAWLAQRPVLLERWRSMLAELRGASGNDYAIYAVASRELQGLAQSVGHG; from the coding sequence ATGGCGTTCTTTTCAGCGGCCAGCAAGGCCGACTTTCAGCAGCAATTGCAGACAGCGTTAGCGCAACACGTAGACCCGAAAATCCTGCCGCAACTGAGCCTGTTCGCCGAACAGTTCTTCGGCATCGTCGCGCTGCCGGAGCTCACCGAGCGGCGCATGAGCGATCTCGTCGGCTCGACGTTGGCCAGCTGGCGGCTGTTGGAGCGCTTCGATCCCTCAACGCCGGAGGTGCAGGTATTCAACCCCGACTTCGAGAAGCACGGCTGGCAGTCGACCCATAGCGTGGTCGAGGTGCTGCATCCGGACATGCCGTTCCTGGTCGATTCGGTGCGCATGGAGCTGACGCGCCGCGGCTACAGTATCCATACCCTGCAAACCAGCGTGCTGCAGGTGCGTCGTGAGGCCGACGGCAGCTTGTTGGAACTACTGCCCAAGGATGAGCGCGCCGCTGACAGCCATGCCGAATCGCTGATCTTCGTCGAGATCGATCGTTGTGCCAGCCCGACGGCCCTGCGCGAGCTCGAGCAGTCACTGCTGGGGGTGCTGGCTGATGTGCGTCAGGTGGTGGGCGATTTCGCGGCGATGAAGGGCAAGGCGGTCGAGCTGCAAGGACGTCTGGAGCAGGTCAACCTGAGCATCGACGGCGATGAGCTGGACGAGATCCGCGACTTCATGCGCTGGCTGGCGGACGACCATTTCACCTTCCTCGGCTACGAGGAGTTCTCGGTGCAGGAACAGGCCGATGGCGGGCGCATCGTCTATGACGAAAGCTCGCTGCTGGGTCTGTCGCGGACCATGCGCACCGGACTTTCCGAGGAGGAGCAATCGCTCACCGGCCAGTCGGTCAGCTACCTGCGCGAACCGCTGCTGCTGTCGTTCGCCAAGGCGGCCATGCCCAGCCGCGTGCACCGTCCGGCTTACCCGGACTTCGTTTCGCTGCGTGAGTTCGATGACGAGGGGCGGGTGGTTCGCGAGTGCCGCTTCCTCGGCCTGTTCACCTCGTCGGTCTACACCCAGAGCGTGCGGCGCATCCCGTTCATTCGCCGCAAGGTCGAGACGGTAGTGCAGCGCGCCAACTTTGGCAGTTCCGCGCACCTGGCCAAGGAGCTGGTGCAGGTTCTCGAGGTGCTGCCGCGTGACGAGCTGTTCCAGGCACCGATCGACGAGCTGTTCGAAAATGCCATCGCCATCGTGCAGATTCAGGAGCGTAATCGGCTGCGGCTGTTCCTGCGTTTCGATCCCTATCGACGTTTCTGCTACTGCCTGGTGTATGTGCCGCGTGACAGCTACTCCACCGAGACACGGCTGAAGATCCAGCAGGTGCTGCAGGAACGGCTCGAAGCCAGCGACTGCGAGTTCTCCACCTATTTCTCCGAATCGGTGCTGACGCGCGTGCAGTTCATCCTGCGTCTGGACCCCAGTCGCGCGCTGCAGGTGGATACGGTGCGTCTGGAGCAGGAAGTGCTGCAGGCCTGCCGTACCTGGCAGGACGATTACCAGAGTCTGGTGGTCGAGCGCTTCGGCGAGGCCAAGGGCACCCATCTGCTCAGCGAGTTTCCAAAAGGCTTTCCAGCGGGCTATCGCGAGCGCTTCTCGCCGCAGTCGGCCACCGTCGACATGCAGCATGTGCTCGACCTCAGCGAGGAACGACCGCTGGTGATGAGCTTCTATCAGCCGATCACGGCTGAAGAGAATCGTCTGCACTGCAAGCTCTACCACCTGAATACGCCGCTGCCGCTGTCGGACATCCTGCCGATCATGGAGAACCTGGGGCTGCGGGTGCTCGGCGAGTTTCCGTTCCGGTTGCGTGACCGCAGCGGCCGCGAGTACTGGATACACGACTTCGCCTTCACCTATGCCGAAGGCCTGGAAATCGACCTGCTGGAAATCAACGAGGCGCTGCAGGACGCGTTCATCCATATCTATGGCGGCTCTGCCGAAAACGACGGGTTCAACCGCCTGGTGCTGACCGCCGGGCTGGCCTGGCGTGAAGTGGCGCTGCTGCGCGCCTATGCGCGCTATCTCAAACAAATCCGCATGGGCTTCGACCTGGGCTATATCGCCAGCGCGCTGCTCAACCATACGGATATCGCCCGCGAGCTGGTACGGCTGTTCAAGATGCGCTTCTACCTGGCGCGCAAGCTCGGTGACGATGATCTGGCGGATAAGCAGCAACGGCTGGAGCAGGCGATTCTCACGGCTCTGGATGACGTGGCGGTACTCAACGAGGACCGGATTCTGCGGCGCTATCTGGCGCTGATTCAGGCCACCCTGCGAACCAACTTCTATCAGACGGATGCCAGCGGCAAACCGAAATCGTATTTCAGCTTCAAGCTCGATCCGCGCTCGATCCCGGAAATGCCGCGTCCGGCACCGATGTACGAGATCTTCGTCTATTCGCCACGGGTCGAAGGCGTGCACCTGCGCGGCGGCAAGGTGGCGCGTGGCGGGTTGCGCTGGTCCGATCGCGAGGAGGACTACCGCACCGAAGTGCTCGGCCTGGTCAAGGCACAGCAGGTGAAGAATGCGGTGATCGTCCCCGGCGGCGCGAAAGGCGGCTTCGTGCCGCGCCGGCTGCCTACCAGCGGCACGCGGGATGATATTCAGGCCGAAGCGATCGCCTGCTACCGCATCTTCATCAGTGGCCTGCTCGACATCACCGATAACCTGCATGAAGGCCAGGTCGTACCGCCGGCCAACGTGCTGCGCTATGACGGTGACGACCCCTACCTGGTGGTCGCCGCGGACAAGGGCACCGCGAGCTTTTCGGACATCGCCAACGGCATCGCCGCCGAATACGACTTCTGGCTCGGCGATGCCTTTGCCTCGGGCGGCTCGGCAGGCTACGACCACAAGAAGATGGGCATCACCGCGCGCGGCGCCTGGGTATCGGTGCAGCGTCACTTCCGCGAACGCGGCATCAACGTGCAGACCGACGTGATCAGCGTGATCGGCATCGGCGACATGGCCGGCGATGTGTTCGGCAACGGTCTGCTGATGTCTGAAACCCTGCAGCTGGTCGCGGCATTCAACCATCTGCATATCTTCATCGACCCCAATCCCGACCCTGCACGCAGCTTCATCGAGCGCAAGCGCCTGTTCGACTTGCCGCGCTCGTCGTGGACCGATTACGACGCCTCGTTGATCTCGGAAGGCGGTGGCATCTTCCCGCGTTCGGCCAAGCGGGTCGCGATCACGCCACAGATGAAAGAGCGCTTCGCCATCGAAGCGGATCAGCTGACGCCAGCCGAGCTGATCCACGCACTGCTCAAGGCGCCGGTGGACCTGTTGTGGAATGGCGGTATCGGCACCTATGTGAAGAGCAGTGGCGAAAGCCATGCCGAAGTCGGCGACAAGGCCAACGATGCGGTGCGGGTCAATGGCGCCGATCTGCGTGCCAAGGTGGTGGGCGAGGGCGGCAACCTCGGCATGACCCAGCTGGGGCGCGTCGAGTACGCGCTGCATGGTGGCTCGAGCAACACCGACTTCATCGACAATGCCGGCGGCGTCGATTGCTCGGATCATGAGGTGAACATCAAGATCCTGCTCAACGAGGTGGTCAGCGCCGGTGACATGACCGCCAAGCAGCGCGACCAACTGCTGTTCGAGATGACTGATGCGGTGGCCGAGTTGGTGCTGCAGAACAACTACAAGCAGACCCAGGCGCTGTCTCAGGCGCAGCATCGCTCGCGCGAGCGGGCCGCCGAGTATGTCCGGCTGATCAATGCGCTGGAGGCGGCGGGGCAGCTCGACCGCGCGCTCGAGTTCCTGCCCAGCGATGACGCCCTGACCGAGCGCGCCAGCATCGGCAAGGGCCTGACCCGGCCGGAACTGTCGGTTCTGATTTCCTACAGCAAGATCGAGCTGAAGAAAGCGTTGCTGGATTCGCGCGTGCCGGACGACGACTACCTCGCCCGCGAAATGGAAAGCGCCTTCCCGCAGCAACTGAGCGAGCGTTTCCACGATGCCATGCTGCAACATCGCCTCAAGCGCGAAATCGTTGCCACCCAGATCGCCAACGATCTGGTCAACAACATGGGCATCACCTTCGTTCAGCGCCTGAACGAGGCGACGGGCATGAGTGCGGCGAATGTCGCTGGCGCCTACGTGATCGTGCGCGACATTTTCCATCTGCCTCACTGGTTCCGGCAGATCGAGGCGCTGGATCACAAGGTGCCGGCGGAGCTGCAGCTGGCCTTGATGGACGAGCTGATGCGCCTGGGCCGCCGCGCGACGCGCTGGTTCCTGCGCAACCGTCGTAGCGAGCTGGATGCCGCACGCGACGTCGCGCATTTTGGTCCACGGGTCGCTGCCCTTGGTCTGAAACTCGATGAGCTGCTGCAGGGCTCGACGCGTGACCGTTGGCAGGAGCGCTACAAGCGTTACACCGAAGCTGGGGTGCCCGAGCTGCTGGCGCGCATGGTGGCCGGTACCAGCCATTTATACACGCTGTTGCCGATTCTCGAGGCCGCTGACGAAACCGGCCAGGTGCCTGCGCAGGTGGCGGCAACTTACTTCGCCGTCGGTGGTGCGCTCGAGCTTCCCTGGTATCTGCATCTGTTGACCAACCTGCCGGTGGCCAACAATTGGCAGGCCCTGGCGCGTGAAAGCTTCCGCGACGACCTCGACTCACAGCAGCGCAGCATCACGGTATCGGTACTGCAAATGGAGAACGGTTCGGAGGCAATCAGCGAGCGGGTCGACGCTTGGTTGGCTCAGCGACCAGTGCTGCTGGAGCGCTGGCGCTCGATGCTGGCCGAGCTGCGCGGCGCCAGCGGCAACGACTACGCCATTTACGCAGTCGCCAGCCGTGAGCTGCAGGGGCTGGCGCAGTCGGTAGGGCATGGCTGA
- a CDS encoding DUF6685 family protein, protein MMSLPEPMPSLTSQIARLAQRLGLRSKATLPIQERASSLQLPFSRLPEPEPSIFWNDGPCLQRLLELPRGALSGPVQEDKARAHGALIRLISKDCTRSRLDLRQIDGFGGQRKNEPSYPTFEAFSSTAGCRQMRIISYKDFLRALGTALPGFDKGTAIDVRQASWLGERLYWAGEHHLEAFACAVAYARLRGLEVMLPADVTDYRLDRSGVHALDTEYHAVTMPAQAWSDREFMAMLLESQVPYARLTLLRDASNSELLLLEKRDPTANAIGQGLKLAGAPDLIRYLRDLPQITRFKVGLPAQD, encoded by the coding sequence ATGATGAGCCTGCCCGAGCCAATGCCTTCACTGACATCTCAAATCGCACGACTTGCGCAACGCCTCGGGCTACGCTCCAAGGCTACGCTGCCCATTCAGGAACGCGCCAGCAGCCTGCAGCTGCCCTTTTCCCGCCTACCCGAACCTGAGCCCAGCATTTTCTGGAACGATGGCCCCTGCCTGCAGCGCTTGCTGGAGCTGCCACGTGGTGCGCTTTCCGGCCCGGTGCAGGAAGACAAGGCCCGTGCCCATGGAGCGCTGATCCGCCTGATCAGCAAGGATTGCACCCGGTCACGGCTCGACCTGCGGCAAATCGACGGCTTCGGCGGGCAGCGCAAAAATGAACCGAGTTACCCGACCTTCGAGGCCTTTTCCAGCACTGCGGGCTGTCGGCAGATGCGAATCATCAGCTACAAGGATTTTCTTCGAGCGCTCGGTACTGCCTTGCCCGGCTTCGACAAGGGGACAGCCATCGATGTTCGCCAGGCCAGCTGGCTCGGGGAGCGACTTTATTGGGCCGGTGAACACCATCTGGAAGCCTTTGCCTGCGCCGTGGCCTATGCGCGCTTGCGCGGTCTGGAAGTCATGCTGCCGGCGGATGTCACCGATTACCGCCTCGACCGTTCCGGTGTGCATGCGCTGGACACCGAATACCATGCCGTGACAATGCCTGCTCAGGCCTGGAGCGACCGTGAATTCATGGCCATGCTGCTCGAAAGCCAGGTTCCCTATGCCCGCTTGACGCTACTGCGCGATGCCAGCAATTCCGAATTGCTGTTGCTGGAGAAGCGTGATCCCACCGCCAATGCCATTGGCCAGGGGCTGAAGCTGGCAGGCGCGCCCGACCTGATCCGCTACCTGCGCGATCTGCCGCAGATCACTCGCTTCAAGGTCGGACTGCCTGCGCAGGACTGA
- a CDS encoding DUF2835 domain-containing protein, protein MPNLVLDIALSAERMKAVYQGHANRVLIRSRDGTRVSLPAHHLRPFLTHEGIYGSFELEFAEQGQLLRLRRLQ, encoded by the coding sequence ATGCCAAATCTGGTACTGGATATCGCGTTGTCCGCCGAACGAATGAAGGCGGTCTACCAGGGCCATGCGAATCGAGTCCTGATTCGAAGTCGCGACGGCACGCGAGTCAGCTTGCCGGCGCATCATCTGCGCCCGTTTCTGACCCACGAAGGGATATATGGTTCCTTCGAGCTCGAATTCGCCGAGCAGGGGCAATTGCTACGTTTGCGGCGGCTGCAATGA
- a CDS encoding quinone-dependent dihydroorotate dehydrogenase yields the protein MYNLARQLLFKLSPETSHELSLELIGAGGRLGLNAMLGKAPASLPVRVMGLDFPNPVGLAAGLDKNGEAIRGMSQLGFGFIEVGTVTPRPQPGNPKPRIFRLPEAEAIINRMGFNNHGVDALLARVEAARFKGILGINIGKNFDTPVERAEEDYLLCLDKVYHHASYVTVNVSSPNTPGLRSLQFGDSLKHLLDALRLRREDLEIMHGKRVPLAIKIAPDMTDEETALVGEAVFQAGMDAIIATNTTLGREGVAGLAHADEAGGLSGAPVREKSTHTVKVLAQTLGGRLPIIAVGGITEGRHAAEKIEAGASLVQLYSGFIYKGPALIREAVDAIAALRSQAH from the coding sequence ATGTATAACCTGGCCCGCCAGCTGTTGTTCAAGTTATCTCCGGAAACTTCCCATGAACTTTCCCTCGAGCTGATTGGCGCCGGTGGCCGTCTCGGGCTCAATGCAATGCTCGGCAAGGCGCCGGCCAGTCTTCCTGTTCGTGTGATGGGGCTCGATTTCCCCAATCCGGTCGGCCTGGCAGCAGGGTTGGACAAGAACGGCGAGGCCATTCGCGGAATGTCGCAGCTGGGCTTCGGTTTCATCGAAGTGGGAACCGTGACTCCGCGCCCGCAGCCAGGTAACCCCAAGCCACGGATATTCCGTCTGCCCGAGGCCGAGGCGATCATCAATCGCATGGGTTTCAACAATCACGGCGTCGATGCGCTGCTGGCTCGGGTCGAGGCCGCGAGGTTCAAGGGCATTCTCGGTATCAACATCGGCAAGAACTTCGATACCCCTGTCGAGCGTGCCGAGGAGGACTACCTGCTCTGTCTGGACAAGGTCTATCACCACGCCAGCTATGTCACCGTCAACGTCAGTTCGCCGAATACGCCCGGCTTGCGTAGCCTGCAGTTCGGCGACTCGCTCAAGCATTTGCTCGATGCGCTGCGGCTGCGTCGAGAGGACCTCGAGATCATGCACGGCAAGCGCGTGCCGCTTGCCATCAAGATCGCCCCGGACATGACCGACGAAGAAACCGCTTTGGTAGGCGAGGCGGTGTTCCAGGCCGGGATGGACGCGATCATCGCCACCAACACCACTCTTGGCCGGGAAGGCGTTGCCGGCCTGGCTCATGCCGATGAGGCGGGCGGCCTTTCTGGGGCACCCGTTCGGGAGAAGAGCACGCACACGGTCAAGGTGCTGGCACAGACGCTTGGCGGGCGGCTGCCGATCATTGCGGTGGGTGGGATCACCGAGGGCAGGCACGCGGCAGAGAAGATCGAGGCGGGTGCCAGCCTGGTTCAGTTGTATTCGGGTTTCATCTACAAGGGGCCGGCTTTGATTCGCGAGGCGGTGGATGCCATCGCGGCGCTGCGCTCACAAGCACATTGA
- a CDS encoding ribosome modulation factor, giving the protein MRRLKRDPMERAFLRGYQHGIHGKSRDLCPFSHPNVRQAWINGWREGRGDNWDGLTGTAGLHRLNELHAVG; this is encoded by the coding sequence ATGAGAAGACTCAAGCGTGATCCGATGGAACGAGCATTTCTACGCGGTTATCAGCACGGCATACATGGCAAATCTCGCGACCTCTGTCCTTTTTCCCATCCCAACGTTCGCCAAGCCTGGATTAACGGCTGGCGGGAGGGTCGCGGCGACAACTGGGATGGTCTGACCGGCACGGCCGGTCTGCATAGACTCAACGAACTTCACGCGGTCGGCTAA